GGCCCGTACGTGGTGGCGGCGCGCAAGCGCGGCGACTCCGTGGTGCTCAAGGCGAATCCCGCGTACTGGGGCCGGAAACCGGCGTTCACGACGGTCGTCCTCAAGTACATCAAGGACCCGACCGCGCTCACCAACGCCTTGTACAGCAACGGGATCGACGTCATCTCGGCGATCACCGCGCCCGACTCGGTCCCGCAGTTCCAGGCCGACGACCGGTTCCAGGTCGTCCAGGGCACGACGAACTCCGAAGTCACGCTGGCCATGAACAACGCGCGGCCGCCGCTCAACGACGTCCGCGTGCGCCAGGCCCTGACCTACGCGATCGACCGGAAGGCGCTGCTCGACACGGCGTGGGCCGGGCGCGGGACGCTGATCGGCAGCATGGTCCCGCCGACCGACCCCTGGTACGAGGACCTTTCGGCCGGCTACCCGTTCGATCCCGCGCGGGCCAAGGCGTTGCTGTCGGAAGCCGGCGTGACGAACCTGGACCTGCGGCTGCGGATCCCGAACCTGCCGTACGCGGTGTCGGCCGCGCAGGTCGTCCAGTCGCAGCTCGCCGACATCGGCGTCCGGACCACGATCGAGCCGCTCGACTTCCCGGCGGTGTGGCTCAAGCAGGTGTTCACCGACCACGACTACGACCTGTCGATCATCCAGCACGTCGAGGCGCGTGACATCACGACGTTCGGCAAGCCGAAGTACTACTGGGGGTACGACGGCAAGCGCGTCCAGCAGCTGCTCGCCGAGGCCGACAGCGGCACGCCGCAGCAGCAGGTCGCGGACATGAAACAGGTGGCGCGGCAGCTGAACACCGACGCGGCCGCGGACTGGCTGTTCCTGTTCCCCAACGTGATCGTCGCGAAGACCAAGGTCGGCGGGTTCGTGCAGAACCAGGTCAGCGAGTCGTTCGACCTCACCGGGCTGGCGCCGCGATGACCGCCCGGGTCCTGCGCCGGGTGGCGGTCTTCGTGGTGAGCGTGCTGGTCGCGTCGATCGTGGTGTTCCTCTTCATGGCCGTGCTGCCGGGCGATCCCGCGCAGGTCGCGCTCGGCGTCAACGCGACGCCGGAGCTGCTCGCCAAGACCCGCGCGGAGTTCGGCATCGACCGCCCTCTCTTCACGCAGTACTTCGACTGGATCGGTGGCGTGCTGCGAGGCGACTTCGGCCGCTCGTACGTGACGCGGGACGCGATCGGCCCGCAGCTGCTCGACCGCCTCGGCGTCACGTTGTGGCTGGTCGGGGCGGGAATGCTCGTCGCGCTGGTGATCGCGATCCCAGCGGGCACGTTCGCCGCGGTGAAGCACCGGAAGGCGTCCGGCGTGGGGGTTTCGGGGCTGTCGCAGATCGGCGTCGCGATCCCCGCGTTCCTCGCCGGGATCATCCTGGTGCAGATCTTCGCCGTCCAGCTGCGCTGGCTGCCGTCGGGCGGGTGGACCCCGCCGGACCAGGACTTCGGCGAGTTCGCGCGCGGGCTCGTGCTGCCCGCGTTGTCGCTCGGCCTGGTCCAGGGCGCGGTGCTCACGCGGTATGTCCGCTCGGCCGTGCTCGACACGCTCGGCCAGGACTACCTGCGCACCGCCCGGTCGAAGGGTCTGCGTCCGGGACAGGCGTTGGTGCGTCACGGTTTGCGCAACGCGTCGGTGCCGGTGGTCACCGTGCTGGGGTTGCAGCTGGCGACGCTGCTGATCGGCGCGGTCGTCGTCGAGCGCGTGTTCGTCCTGCCGGGGCTGGGCTCGCTGCTGCTGGACGCCGTGGCTTCCCGTGATCTGCTGACCGTGCAGGGGATCGTGCTCGTGCTGGTGGTCGGGGTGCTGCTGGTCAACTTCGTCGTCGACGTCCTCTACACGGTCCTCGACCCGCGATTGCGAGGTTCGTGATGCGCAATCTCGTCGTCGGCGGGGTGCTCGTCGGCCTGGTCGTGGTGGCCGCGCTGCTGTCGTTCGCGTGGACGCCGTTCGACCCGGTGAAGGTCGACGCGACCCACCGGCTGCTCGGCTTCGGCGCGTCGCACTGGTTCGGCACGGACAAGTTCGGCCGGGACTTGCTGAGCCAGATCATGGTCGGCGCGCGGACGACGCTGTACGTCGGAGTCGTCGCCGTCGGCATCGCCGCGGTGATCGGCACGCCGCTGGGCATCCTCGCCGGGATGTCCCCGCGGTGGCTCGGCGAGTTCGTCATGCGCGTCAACGACCTCGTGCTCGCGTTCCCCGCGCTGCTGCTGGCCATCATGTTCGGCGCGGTGTTCGGGGCGGACACGCTGACCGCGATGGTCGCGATCGGCATCGCCACGATCCCGTCGTTCGCCCGGATCGCCCGCTCCGGGACGCTGCAGGTGATGAGCACCGAGTTCGTGCTCGCCGCCCGCGCGGGCGGCCGGTCGAAGCTGACCATCGCCGTGCGGCACGTCCTGCCGAACATCTCGGGCCTGCTGATCGTGCAGGCGTCGGTGTCGTTCGCGATCGCCGTGCTCGCCGAAGCGGCGTTGTCGTTCCTCGGGTTCGGGACGCGGCCGCCGACACCGTCGTGGGGCCGGATGCTGCAGGAATCCCAGGAGCTGCTGACCGTGCACCCGCGGCTGGCGCTGGTTCCCGGCATCGCGATCGCCGTCGCCGTGCTGGGCTTCAACCTCCTCGGCGACGGCCTGCGCGACCGCCTGGACCCCCGATTGGCGGTGCGCGTATGACACTGTCTGTGCGGGGGCTCAGCGTGGGTTCGCTGGTCCGGGACGTGTCCTTCGAGATCGGCGCCGGCGAGCGCGTCGGCCTGATCGGCGAGTCCGGGTCCGGCAAGTCGTTGACGGCATTGGCGATCATGGGCCTGCTGCCGGAGGAGCTCCGCGCGGCCGGCTCGGTCCGCCTCGGCGACCGTGAGCTGCTCGGAATGTCCGAAAAGGACATCTCCCGGCTGCGCGGCGACGAGCTGGCCATGGTGTTCCAGGAGCCGATGACGGCGTTGAACCCGGCCATGCGCGTCGGCCGCCAGGTCACCGAGCCCGGCCGCGTCCACGGACGGCGGCACCGAGCCGAGGACCTGCTGTCCGCGGTGGGCCTGCCGGGCACGGCCCGCGCGTACCCGCACCAGCTCTCCGGTGGCCAGCGGCAGCGGGTGGTGCTCGCGATGGCGCTGGCCAACGAGCCGTCGCTGCTGATCTGCGACGAGCCGACAACGGCCCTCGACGTCACCGTGCAGGCCCAGATCCTGTCGCTCATCAAGGCGTCGCTTTCACGTGAAAGTGCCCTTCTCTTCATCACGCACGACCTCGCGGTGGTCGCTTCGGTGTGTGAACGCGTGCTGGTGATGCTGGACGGCGAGATCGTCGAAGCGGGCTCGACGCGCGAAGTGCTGACGGCGCCTTCGCATGCCTACACGCGGAAGCTTCTGGCCGCCTCGGACCTGGAGGCCCGGCGATGATCATCGAAGTCCGCGACCTCGAACGCCGCTACGCCCGCCGGGACGTGCACGCCCTACGCGGTGTCAGCTTCGACGTCGAGGCGGGGCAGCGGTTCGGCATCGTCGGCGAGTCCGGCTCCGGCAAGTCGACGCTGGTCCGGCTGCTGGCCGCGCTCGACAAGCCGACCGCCGGCACGGTCTCGTTCCAGGGCACCCGGATCGACAACCTGCCCGAACGGAAGCTGCGGTTCCTGCGCTCGGAACTGCAGATCGTCTTCCAGGACCCGATGGGCTCGCTCGACCCGCGGATGCGCGTGCTGGACATCATTTCCGAGCCGCTCGGCCGCCGGGAGCCGGACCGCGTCGCCGAGCTGCTCGCCGCTGTCGGCCTGCCCGCGGACGCGGCGGGGCGCTACCCGCACCAGTTCTCCGGCGGCCAGCGGCAACGGATCTCGATCGCGCGGGCGCTGGCGCCGAACCCGAGCGTGCTGATCGCCGACGAGCCGGTCAGCGCGCTCGACGTCTCCGTGCGCGGCCAGATCCTCGATCTCCTGGGTTCGCTGGTGGAGCAGTTCGCCCTGACGCTGATCTTCGTGTCGCACGACCTCGGCGTCGTCCGGCACGTCTGCGACCGGGTCGCGGTGATGCGCCGCGGCGAGATCGTCGAGCTGGGCGACGTGGCGCAGGTGTACGACGCGCCGCGGCACGAGTACACGCGGGAACTCCTGGCCGCCGCGCCGAACCTGCGCGCGGAGCTGGCCCGGCTGAGCGGAGGTGACGATGACTGAGTACCCGGACGGCCTGCCGGTCGGCGCGGGCTGGGTGTCCACTGTGGATGTCGAAGAAATCGTTTTCCCTTACGACGGGAGCGTTGTCGGCACCGCACCCGTCGGGACGCCGGAGCTGGCTACTCGTGCTGTCGACGAGGCTGTCGCTGTCGCGCGCGAAGTGGCTTCGCTGCCTTCGCGGGTTCGTCGCGCCTTGTTGAACGATGTCGCTGCTGCTGTGCGTTCTCGCCGCGAGGAGTTCGAGAACCTCCTCGTGTCGGAGACGGGCAAGCCGCTGGTCGACTGCCGCGTCGAGGTCGCCCGCACGATCGTCACCTGGGAAGCCGCGGCCGAAGAGGTATCGCGGCTGCACGGCGAGACCGTGCCACTCGACCTCCTGCCCTCCGGCGACGGCTTGGTCGGGTTCTGGAAGCGCAAGCCGATCGGCGTCGTCGTCGGCATCGCGGGCTTCAACTACCCGCTGCTGCTGGCGTCGCACAAGATCGCGCCGGCGATCGCCGCGGGCTGCCCGGTGATCGTCAAGCCCGCGCCCCAGACGCCCTTGGCCACGCTCTGGCTGGTCCACCTCGTGCGCTCGCTCGCGCCCGTGCCCGCCATGGTCCAGCTGGTCACCGGTGACGCGGCCGTGGGCGCCGCGCTGACCACCGACCGCCGCGTCGGCGCGGTCTCGTTCACCGGCTCGGCCGCGGTCGGCCACCGCATCGCGCGCGACGCGGCGCCCACGAAAACCCTGCTGGAGCTGGGCTCGAACGCGGCACTCGTCGTGGCAGGCGACGCCGACCTCGACGCCGCCGTGGACGCCGTGCTGCGCGGCGGGTTCTACGCGTCCGGCCAGGCCTGCATTTCGGTGCAGCGGGTCCTGGTCGTCGCGTCGGTCGCTTCAGCGTTCACCGAACGGCTGCTGGCGCGGCTCGGCGAGGTCGTCATCGGCGATCCGCGGGACGAGAAGACGCGGGTGTCCGCGCTGATCGACCCCGCTTCCACCGACCGCGTCGCCGCGTGGATCGAGAAGGCAGGCGGCCGCCGGGTCGGCGGGGGTGTCGACGGCACGGTGTTGCGGCCGACTGTCCTCCTCGACGTCCCGGACGGCGTCGAAGCCTGGGACGAGGAGATCTTCGGCCCGGTCGTCTGCCTGCGCACAGTGTCCGATGTGGACGAAGCGTTCGCCGCGGTGAACGCGTCCCGCTACGGGCTCCACGCCAGCGTCTACAGCCGGTCCCTGAACACGGCGTTCCGCGCTTTGGACGAGCTGGAAGTCGGCGGTGTCGTGGTCAACGAGGTGCCCGGCTTCCGCTCGGACACCATGCCGTACGGCGGTGTGAAGGACTCCGGCATCGGCCGCGAAGGGCCGCGCTTCGCCGTCGAGGAACTGACCGTGACGAGGATGGCGGTGCTGCGCCCGTGAACTACGAAAACCTGTTCCGGCTGGATGGACGCCGTGCGGTGGTCCTCGGCGCGGGGGGCATCGGCCGCGAGGCCGCGCGAGCCTTGGCGGCGCAGGGCGCTGACGTCGTCTGCGCCGATCGGGACATCGCTGCGGCGCGCGAGACCGGCGTCGGCGAAGCGTACGAAATCGACCTGCTCGAACCCGGCGCGGTCGACCGGGCCGCGACCGACCTAGGGCCGCAGGACATCGTCGTGCTCACCGCCGCGATGAACGTGCGCAAACGTTTGCTGGACTACACGCGCGAAGAGTTCGACCGCGTGATCGCGCTGAACCTCGGCGTGACGTTCGAGGTGGTCCGCGTGTTCGGCGCCGACATGGTCGCGCGCGGGCGGGGGAGCATCATCGGCTTTTCGTCGATCCGCGGCACGACCGTCGAGCCCGGCCAGGGCCCGTACGCGGCGACGAAAGCCGGGCTCGTCCAGCTGCTCCGGACGGCCGCCGCGGAGTTCGGCCCGGCCGGTGTGCGGGTCAACGCGATCGCCCCCGGCGTCGTCGAGACGCCCTTGACCGCGCAGATCAAGGCGAACCCGGAGTGGTACGACGCTTACGCGACGAAGGGCGCGTTGGGGCGCTGGGCGCGTCCGGACGAGCTGGCCGGCGCTGTCGTGTACCTCGCTTCGGACGCTTCGTCGTTCGTGACCGGCTCTGTGCTGGCGGTGGACGGCGGCTGGACCGCCGTCGACGGCCGCTTCGAACCACCCGCTTCGTGAGGAGGGCTCATGACCGAGCTGCCCGACCTGACCGCCGTCGAACTCGTCGCGCAGTACCGCGCGAAGACGCTCTCGCCAGTCGAAGTCACCGAAGCCGTTCTCGCGCGTATCGAAGCGCGAGAGCCCGAGCTGCACGCGTTGTACGCCTACGACCCTTCAGGCGCTCGCGACGAAGCAAAGGCGTCCGAAGCACGCTGGGCGGCCGGCGAACCGCTGGGCCCGATCGACGGCGTCCCGCTCACCCTCAAGGAGAACATCGCGACCCGCGGCACGCCGGTGCCGCTGGGCACGGCGGCGACCGCGCTGGTCCCGGCCGCCGAGGACGCCCCGGCCGCCGCGCGGGTCCGCGAGTCCGGCGGCGTCCTGCTGGCCAAGACGACCATGCCGGACTACGGGATGCTGACGTCCGGCCTGTCGAGCTTCCACCCCACGGCCCGCAACCCGTGGCAGCTCTCGGCCACGCCCGGCGGGTCGAGCGCGGGCGCCGGCGCCGCGGCCGCCGCGGGGTACGGCCCGCTGCACGTCGGCACGGACATCGGCGGCTCGATCCGGCTGCCCGCGGGCTGGTGCGGCCTGGTCGGGCTGAAGCCGAGCTTCGGCCGGGTGCCGGTCGACCCGCCGTTCCTCGGCCGCGTCGCCGGCCCGATGACCCGGACCGTAGCCGACACGGCGTTGCTGATGAGCGTGCTTTCCCGCCCGGACCCCCGCGACCACCTGAGCCTGCCGCCGGCCGAGCTGCCGTGGTCGTCGCTCGAGGGCACGCTGGACGGCCTCCGCGTCGGCCTGCACCTCGAGTCCGGCCCCGGCCTGCCGGTGGATCCCGTGACGCTCGACGCCGTCACCGCGGCGGCCCGGGCGTTCGAAGCGGCGGGCGCGATCGTCGAGCCGGTCGGGCCGTTCCTGACGCGCGGCATGCTCGACGGCCTCGACGTCTTCTGGCGCACGCGGGCCTGGTCGGACCTGGCGGCGCTGCCGCCGGACCGCCGCGCGAAGGTCCTGCCGTACATCGCCGACTGGGCCGCGGGCGGCGCGAACGCGTCCGGAGTGGACGTCTATCGCGGTTTCGCCCAGATCGACGTGATGAGCGTGGCGGCCCTGCAGGCGACCTCGGCGTTCGACGTCGTCCTGTCGCCGACCTGCCCGGTCGCGGCGCCGCCGGCGGAGTGGGCGTCCCCGACGAACGACCCGGGCCGCCCGTTCGAGCACATCGCGTTCACCGTGCCGTACAACATGTCCGGCCAGCCCGCGGTTTCGCTGAACTGCGGCTACACCGACGACGGCCGGCCGATCGGCCTCCAGCTGACGGGCCGCCGCTTCGACGACCTCGGCGTCCTCCGCGCCGCGGCGGCGTACGAGCGGCTTCGCCCGCCGCAGCGGCCCTGGCCGATCGGATAGGGAAGAAGTTCCGGGCCTTCGGCGAAGTGGGGGTGAAGCTGTCGCCGACGGGAAGGAACCCCATGACAGAGGCAGCCCCATGACGGCAGCCCCGGTGCTCGGCACCGAGCAGTTCACCGACGTGCACGACCGCTACTTCGCGGCCATCTACCGGTACGTCGCCGGCCGCCTCGGTGCGCAGGCCGCGGAGGACATCGCCGCCGAGACGTTCCTCGTCGCCTTCGACCGCCGGAAGACGTTCGACGCCAGTCGCGGCGATCTGCGCGCCTGGCTGTTCGGCATCGCGACGAACCTGGTCTCCCGGCACCGCCGCAAGGAGGCCCGCCGCTACCGCGCGCTCTCGCGGCTGGACCCGCGCGAAGCCGCAGAAGGGCACGAAAGCCGCGTTGTCGCTTCGGTGACGGTTGCCCGGCTGGGAAAGGCGCTGTCCCAGCTGTCCGCCGGGGAGCGCGATGTCCTGCTGCTCGTCGCGCTCGGCGACCTCGGTTACGCCGAAGTCGCCGAAGCACTCGGCATCTCCCCGGGCACGGTCGGCTCCCGGCTGACGCGTGCCCGCAAGAAGCTCACCCCCGCTCTCGCCCAGGAGGCCTCCGATGAATGACCTGCAGACCCTGCGGGCCGCGCTGATCCCCGCCGAACCCGCCCAGGACGTCGTCGACCGAAGCCGCCACCGGCTGCAGAACCGGATGCTCGCGGTACCCCGTCGCCGGGTGCGCCCGCTGGCGATCGGTGCCGGTCTGGTCGCCGCCGCGGCCGCGGCCGCCGTCGTGGTGGCAACCCTGCCCGGCGCCCCGGCCCCCGCCCCGCAGCCGCAGGCCGTGGCCCCAGTGGTCACCGGCCAGCAGGTCCTGCTGGCGGCGGCCACCGTGGCCGAGCGCGCTCCGGCCGGCACCGGCACTTACTGGCACGTGAGGACCAAGGTCGACAACTCCGCCTGGGAGTACTGGACCAAGGCCGACGGCAAAGTCTGGTTCCGCGGCGAGAAGTCGCAGGGCCGGGTCGTCCCGCTGGCCCTGCCGATGCCGTTCCGGCTGGTCGCCGCCGACGTGACCCTCGACCAGCTCCTGGCCTTGCCCACCGAGCCGACGACCTTGCGCGACTGGATCGCGAACGCGCTGGAGCACAGCGACGCCCGGACGAGCGCGGGCCCGCTCACCGCGAGCGATCGGGAGGTGGCGTTGCTCCAATCGCTGGTTTCGCTGGTCTCCACCCTGCCGGCACCGCCGGCGGTCCGGGCGGCGGCGTTCCGGGCGATCGCGGCCTACCCGGGGGTGCGCGCGCTCGGCGCGGTGCCGGGCGGGCAGGGGCTGTTGCTGCCGGGAGACGACCGCCTCGTCGTGGACCCGGCGACCGGCCGGGTGAACGGAACGTCAGTGCTCGTGACCGGGGACGGCGCCATGATGCACGGCGCCGAGCCCGGCAGCATCACGGTCAGTGCCGAGTGGACGGACAGGCTGCCGAAGTGAGCTGAAGGGCACCTTCGTCGCATCAGATGCGAGGAAGGTGCCCTTCAGCCACCGACGGCTTCCGCCAGCGCCAGCACCCGCCGGGCGTTGTCAACGTGCAGGTTCTCGATCATCCGGCCGTCCACCGTCACCACACCCCGGCCGTTCTTCTGCGCTTCCTCGAAGGCCTCGATGATCCGCCGCGACCGGTCGATCTCCACTTCGGACGGCGCGAAGATCCGGTTGCACGGCCCCACCTGCGCCGGGTGGATCAGCGTCTTGCCGTCGAAGCCGTATTGACGGCCCTGCTCGCACTCGGCCTCGAAACCTTCAAGGTCCTTCACGTCGTTGTAGACGCCGTCGAGGATCACCTTGCCGGTCGCCCGCGCGGCCAGCAGGCACAGCGAGAGCCCGCCCAGCAATGGGCCACGGCCCGGCACGAACTCCGCGTGCAGCTCCTTGGCCAGGTCGTTCGTGCCCATCACCAGCACGGTCAGCCGCTCGGACGCCGCCGCGATCTCCTCCGCGTGCAGCATCGCCACCGGCGTCTCGACCATCGCCCAGATCTTCGTGTGGTCCGGCGCCCCGCCGAGTTCCAGCGCCCGCTCGATGTTGTGCACCTCGGCGGCGGAGTTCACCTTCGGCACGACCACCGCGGCCGGCCCGGCCGACGCGGCCGCGCGCAGGTCGGCGTCGTGCCATTCGGTGTCGAGGCCGTTGACCCGGATCGTCACCTCACGCGTGCCGTACGAACCGACCGCCGCGCACACCCGCTCGCGCGCGGCCTCCTTCGCGTCCGGCGCGACGGCGTCCTCGAGGTCGAGGATCAGCGCGTCCGCGGGGATCGTCTTGGCCTTTTCCAGCGCCCGCTCGTTCGCGCCGGGCATGTAGAGGACAGAGCGTCTGGGCGTGGTCATCCGAGGGCCTCCTTGGTGGCGGCGTCGTAGGCGGCCGCGAGCTCGGGGTCGTCCGCCGCGAGGGCGTCGGCCAGTTCGGCGACCACGCGGCACTGCTTCACCGACGCGTCGTCCTGCATCTTCCCGTCGATCATCACCGCGCCCGTGCCGTCGCCCATCTCCGCGATCACGCGCCGCGCCCAGGCCACATCGGACGGCGACGGCGAGAACACCTTCTTCGCGATGTCGATCTGCACCGGGTGCAGGCTCCACGCGCCGACGCAGCCGAGCAGGAACGCGTTGCGGAACTGGTCCTCGCACGCGACGACGTCGCGGATGTCCCCGAACGGCCCGTAGTACGGCAGGATCCCGTGCATCGCGCAGGCGTCGACCATCCGCGCCACCGTGTAGTGCCAGAGGTCCTGCTGGTACGTCGTCCGGCCCTCGGTCAGGTCGTCGCCGACGGGGTCGGTGCGCACCAGGTAGCCCGGGTGCCCGCCGCCGACGCGGGT
This window of the Amycolatopsis balhimycina FH 1894 genome carries:
- a CDS encoding RNA polymerase sigma factor, whose translation is MTAAPVLGTEQFTDVHDRYFAAIYRYVAGRLGAQAAEDIAAETFLVAFDRRKTFDASRGDLRAWLFGIATNLVSRHRRKEARRYRALSRLDPREAAEGHESRVVASVTVARLGKALSQLSAGERDVLLLVALGDLGYAEVAEALGISPGTVGSRLTRARKKLTPALAQEASDE
- a CDS encoding ABC transporter permease translates to MRNLVVGGVLVGLVVVAALLSFAWTPFDPVKVDATHRLLGFGASHWFGTDKFGRDLLSQIMVGARTTLYVGVVAVGIAAVIGTPLGILAGMSPRWLGEFVMRVNDLVLAFPALLLAIMFGAVFGADTLTAMVAIGIATIPSFARIARSGTLQVMSTEFVLAARAGGRSKLTIAVRHVLPNISGLLIVQASVSFAIAVLAEAALSFLGFGTRPPTPSWGRMLQESQELLTVHPRLALVPGIAIAVAVLGFNLLGDGLRDRLDPRLAVRV
- a CDS encoding ABC transporter permease, producing MTARVLRRVAVFVVSVLVASIVVFLFMAVLPGDPAQVALGVNATPELLAKTRAEFGIDRPLFTQYFDWIGGVLRGDFGRSYVTRDAIGPQLLDRLGVTLWLVGAGMLVALVIAIPAGTFAAVKHRKASGVGVSGLSQIGVAIPAFLAGIILVQIFAVQLRWLPSGGWTPPDQDFGEFARGLVLPALSLGLVQGAVLTRYVRSAVLDTLGQDYLRTARSKGLRPGQALVRHGLRNASVPVVTVLGLQLATLLIGAVVVERVFVLPGLGSLLLDAVASRDLLTVQGIVLVLVVGVLLVNFVVDVLYTVLDPRLRGS
- a CDS encoding SDR family NAD(P)-dependent oxidoreductase, which codes for MNYENLFRLDGRRAVVLGAGGIGREAARALAAQGADVVCADRDIAAARETGVGEAYEIDLLEPGAVDRAATDLGPQDIVVLTAAMNVRKRLLDYTREEFDRVIALNLGVTFEVVRVFGADMVARGRGSIIGFSSIRGTTVEPGQGPYAATKAGLVQLLRTAAAEFGPAGVRVNAIAPGVVETPLTAQIKANPEWYDAYATKGALGRWARPDELAGAVVYLASDASSFVTGSVLAVDGGWTAVDGRFEPPAS
- a CDS encoding HpcH/HpaI aldolase/citrate lyase family protein, producing MTTPRRSVLYMPGANERALEKAKTIPADALILDLEDAVAPDAKEAARERVCAAVGSYGTREVTIRVNGLDTEWHDADLRAAASAGPAAVVVPKVNSAAEVHNIERALELGGAPDHTKIWAMVETPVAMLHAEEIAAASERLTVLVMGTNDLAKELHAEFVPGRGPLLGGLSLCLLAARATGKVILDGVYNDVKDLEGFEAECEQGRQYGFDGKTLIHPAQVGPCNRIFAPSEVEIDRSRRIIEAFEEAQKNGRGVVTVDGRMIENLHVDNARRVLALAEAVGG
- a CDS encoding ABC transporter substrate-binding protein, translating into MKARLHVLAAALLLVVSGCSAGSSASVSAGPDTLSVGFTAEPANFDFTRTDGAAIPQALLYNVYEGLVKLDAQGRVVPLLAKSWTISPDRRTYDFQLQQGVRFSNGAPFTAEDVKFSLLRVKTAWTISIKANMDVVDHVDVVAPDHARVVLSKPSNGWLFSLTSRLGAMFSPTGVADLANKPVGTGPYVVAARKRGDSVVLKANPAYWGRKPAFTTVVLKYIKDPTALTNALYSNGIDVISAITAPDSVPQFQADDRFQVVQGTTNSEVTLAMNNARPPLNDVRVRQALTYAIDRKALLDTAWAGRGTLIGSMVPPTDPWYEDLSAGYPFDPARAKALLSEAGVTNLDLRLRIPNLPYAVSAAQVVQSQLADIGVRTTIEPLDFPAVWLKQVFTDHDYDLSIIQHVEARDITTFGKPKYYWGYDGKRVQQLLAEADSGTPQQQVADMKQVARQLNTDAAADWLFLFPNVIVAKTKVGGFVQNQVSESFDLTGLAPR
- a CDS encoding ABC transporter ATP-binding protein, whose protein sequence is MTLSVRGLSVGSLVRDVSFEIGAGERVGLIGESGSGKSLTALAIMGLLPEELRAAGSVRLGDRELLGMSEKDISRLRGDELAMVFQEPMTALNPAMRVGRQVTEPGRVHGRRHRAEDLLSAVGLPGTARAYPHQLSGGQRQRVVLAMALANEPSLLICDEPTTALDVTVQAQILSLIKASLSRESALLFITHDLAVVASVCERVLVMLDGEIVEAGSTREVLTAPSHAYTRKLLAASDLEARR
- a CDS encoding CU044_5270 family protein, with protein sequence MNDLQTLRAALIPAEPAQDVVDRSRHRLQNRMLAVPRRRVRPLAIGAGLVAAAAAAAVVVATLPGAPAPAPQPQAVAPVVTGQQVLLAAATVAERAPAGTGTYWHVRTKVDNSAWEYWTKADGKVWFRGEKSQGRVVPLALPMPFRLVAADVTLDQLLALPTEPTTLRDWIANALEHSDARTSAGPLTASDREVALLQSLVSLVSTLPAPPAVRAAAFRAIAAYPGVRALGAVPGGQGLLLPGDDRLVVDPATGRVNGTSVLVTGDGAMMHGAEPGSITVSAEWTDRLPK
- a CDS encoding aldehyde dehydrogenase family protein, which encodes MTEYPDGLPVGAGWVSTVDVEEIVFPYDGSVVGTAPVGTPELATRAVDEAVAVAREVASLPSRVRRALLNDVAAAVRSRREEFENLLVSETGKPLVDCRVEVARTIVTWEAAAEEVSRLHGETVPLDLLPSGDGLVGFWKRKPIGVVVGIAGFNYPLLLASHKIAPAIAAGCPVIVKPAPQTPLATLWLVHLVRSLAPVPAMVQLVTGDAAVGAALTTDRRVGAVSFTGSAAVGHRIARDAAPTKTLLELGSNAALVVAGDADLDAAVDAVLRGGFYASGQACISVQRVLVVASVASAFTERLLARLGEVVIGDPRDEKTRVSALIDPASTDRVAAWIEKAGGRRVGGGVDGTVLRPTVLLDVPDGVEAWDEEIFGPVVCLRTVSDVDEAFAAVNASRYGLHASVYSRSLNTAFRALDELEVGGVVVNEVPGFRSDTMPYGGVKDSGIGREGPRFAVEELTVTRMAVLRP
- a CDS encoding amidase; this encodes MTELPDLTAVELVAQYRAKTLSPVEVTEAVLARIEAREPELHALYAYDPSGARDEAKASEARWAAGEPLGPIDGVPLTLKENIATRGTPVPLGTAATALVPAAEDAPAAARVRESGGVLLAKTTMPDYGMLTSGLSSFHPTARNPWQLSATPGGSSAGAGAAAAAGYGPLHVGTDIGGSIRLPAGWCGLVGLKPSFGRVPVDPPFLGRVAGPMTRTVADTALLMSVLSRPDPRDHLSLPPAELPWSSLEGTLDGLRVGLHLESGPGLPVDPVTLDAVTAAARAFEAAGAIVEPVGPFLTRGMLDGLDVFWRTRAWSDLAALPPDRRAKVLPYIADWAAGGANASGVDVYRGFAQIDVMSVAALQATSAFDVVLSPTCPVAAPPAEWASPTNDPGRPFEHIAFTVPYNMSGQPAVSLNCGYTDDGRPIGLQLTGRRFDDLGVLRAAAAYERLRPPQRPWPIG
- a CDS encoding ABC transporter ATP-binding protein; the encoded protein is MIIEVRDLERRYARRDVHALRGVSFDVEAGQRFGIVGESGSGKSTLVRLLAALDKPTAGTVSFQGTRIDNLPERKLRFLRSELQIVFQDPMGSLDPRMRVLDIISEPLGRREPDRVAELLAAVGLPADAAGRYPHQFSGGQRQRISIARALAPNPSVLIADEPVSALDVSVRGQILDLLGSLVEQFALTLIFVSHDLGVVRHVCDRVAVMRRGEIVELGDVAQVYDAPRHEYTRELLAAAPNLRAELARLSGGDDD